The Deltaproteobacteria bacterium genome includes a region encoding these proteins:
- a CDS encoding HlyC/CorC family transporter: MSTAGLLILLFGLIVCSAFFSSAEAAFISLSAIRVQHLCETGNKRMLLVRTLRENRERLMITLLIGNNLVNTAAASVATSMAFKLLGSDAKGMSVAVGLTTFIILVFGEITPKNLALAHSEAIASAYAPLIRFLEFVFLPVIWILEVINKFITRSSAKKNLLIITEDEIKTVVNMGEEVGEVEAGEAKMIHNIFRFSELSVSEIMTDRTQIFSLKADRTMREAAGEAAQCGYSRIPVYEINRDHMIGILHVKEILAALLAEKDEALVKEWVKPVMFVPETMQVDDLLREFQQDRIHMALVVDEHGGVSGLVTIEDLLEEIVGEIRDETDLEPDRIRMIGQNKALVAGDTEIEEVNRVLDLGLKEDEDYETISGFVLTHLRHIPEPGEEVRLEDAIIRITKADPQRIIEVEVESLGKASETVPGSQPEEAPAVGDGEDSSD; the protein is encoded by the coding sequence ATGAGTACAGCCGGACTCCTGATTCTGCTTTTCGGCCTCATCGTCTGCTCCGCCTTTTTCTCGTCGGCGGAGGCGGCCTTCATATCGCTTTCCGCCATCAGGGTCCAGCACCTGTGCGAAACCGGAAACAAGCGGATGCTCCTGGTGCGCACCCTGCGGGAAAACCGCGAACGCCTCATGATAACCCTTCTGATCGGCAACAACCTGGTCAATACCGCAGCGGCCTCGGTGGCGACGTCAATGGCCTTCAAGCTCCTTGGTTCCGACGCCAAGGGAATGAGCGTGGCCGTGGGCCTCACAACCTTCATCATCCTGGTTTTCGGTGAGATCACCCCCAAAAACCTCGCCCTGGCCCACAGCGAGGCCATAGCCTCGGCCTACGCCCCTTTGATACGCTTTCTGGAGTTCGTTTTTTTGCCGGTGATCTGGATTCTGGAAGTCATAAACAAATTCATCACAAGAAGCTCCGCAAAGAAAAACCTGCTCATAATAACTGAAGATGAAATAAAAACGGTCGTCAACATGGGCGAGGAGGTGGGAGAGGTGGAGGCCGGGGAGGCCAAGATGATCCACAACATCTTCCGGTTTTCCGAGCTTTCCGTAAGCGAGATAATGACCGACAGGACGCAGATTTTTTCCCTCAAGGCCGACAGGACCATGAGGGAGGCCGCAGGCGAAGCGGCCCAGTGCGGCTACTCCCGGATTCCGGTGTACGAGATAAACCGCGACCACATGATCGGCATTCTCCACGTGAAGGAGATACTGGCCGCCCTTCTGGCCGAGAAGGACGAGGCCCTGGTCAAGGAATGGGTGAAGCCGGTGATGTTCGTTCCCGAAACCATGCAGGTGGACGACCTTCTGCGCGAGTTCCAGCAGGACCGCATCCACATGGCGCTGGTTGTGGACGAACACGGCGGGGTATCCGGCCTCGTCACCATCGAGGATCTTCTTGAAGAAATAGTGGGTGAAATACGGGACGAGACGGACCTTGAACCCGACCGGATCAGGATGATCGGCCAAAACAAGGCGCTGGTGGCCGGGGACACCGAAATCGAGGAGGTCAACCGGGTTCTTGACCTGGGCCTCAAGGAGGACGAGGACTACGAAACAATATCGGGCTTCGTGCTGACCCACCTTCGCCACATCCCCGAGCCCGGAGAAGAGGTCAGGCTCGAGGACGCCATAATCAGGATCACCAAGGCGGATCCGCAACGGATAATCGAAGTGGAGGTGGAAAGCCTGGGCAAAGCGTCCGAAACCGTACCGGGAAGCCAGCCCGAAGAAGCCCCCGCAGTCGGCGACGGGGAGGACTCCTCCGACTGA
- the rsmH gene encoding 16S rRNA (cytosine(1402)-N(4))-methyltransferase RsmH, with amino-acid sequence MTDAAIHVPVLLAECLEFLAPKPGGVYVDATFGAGGHSGAILSRICPGGTLIGIDRDQEVLAIGAPGLPPCDAQVHLFCANYSELPRILFELGIFKVNGILCDLGISSYQLEHSGRGFSFMRDEPLSMSMDSSSPGLTAEEIVNTAPEDELAFIFRELGEEPHSRAVARAIVKERKTGRIVSSLQLANLIHRVKRPFIHKYERIHLATQCFQALRMAVNDELGHLAKFLEVFPDHLLPGGRMAAIAFHSLEGRMVKNRFRDLAKGCTCPTDLPCTCGLVPRGRLVTRKAVKPSDEETARNPRARSAKLRVYESF; translated from the coding sequence ATGACCGATGCGGCCATACATGTGCCGGTGCTCCTTGCAGAGTGCCTGGAGTTTCTGGCCCCGAAACCGGGAGGGGTCTATGTGGACGCCACCTTCGGGGCCGGAGGGCATTCCGGTGCGATTCTTTCGAGAATCTGCCCCGGAGGCACCCTGATCGGAATAGACAGGGACCAGGAGGTCCTGGCCATAGGGGCTCCGGGCCTGCCGCCATGCGATGCCCAAGTTCATCTATTCTGCGCCAATTACAGCGAATTGCCAAGAATTTTATTTGAGCTTGGAATTTTCAAAGTAAACGGAATTCTTTGCGATCTGGGTATCTCGTCATACCAGCTGGAGCACAGCGGCAGGGGCTTTTCCTTCATGCGGGACGAACCCTTGAGCATGTCCATGGACTCGTCCTCGCCGGGCCTTACCGCAGAAGAGATTGTGAACACGGCCCCCGAAGATGAGCTGGCCTTCATTTTCAGGGAACTGGGCGAGGAGCCGCACAGCAGGGCCGTTGCCCGCGCCATAGTGAAGGAGCGGAAAACGGGCCGGATCGTTTCCAGCCTTCAACTGGCCAACCTGATACACCGGGTCAAAAGGCCCTTTATACATAAATACGAACGTATACATTTGGCCACACAGTGCTTTCAGGCCCTGCGCATGGCCGTGAACGACGAATTGGGGCATCTGGCGAAATTTTTGGAGGTTTTTCCCGATCACCTGCTTCCGGGGGGACGCATGGCGGCCATCGCATTTCATTCCCTTGAAGGACGCATGGTCAAGAACCGTTTCCGGGACCTCGCAAAGGGCTGCACCTGCCCGACCGACCTTCCCTGCACCTGCGGCCTGGTTCCGAGGGGCCGACTGGTCACCCGAAAGGCCGTGAAGCCGTCGGACGAGGAAACGGCCCGAAATCCCAGGGCAAGAAGCGCCAAGCTCAGGGTTTACGAGTCATTTTGA
- a CDS encoding penicillin-binding protein 2 encodes MEMKNSNAKRFRARTHVVVALFTCLFLLVIGRAAHLAVIDRPFLANKALSQYSRKLVTQAMRGAVKDRMQQDMAVTLELLSVAVDPKVITDKAAAAKLLASALNLPESYIQKRLAAKSQFVRMARFVEPALVDEIKAQAKEAKIKGILFEPDPRRFYPGKTLAAQVLGYCGANGQGLEGVERFFNDDLSGRGTSLSVKVDASRRSFLTSSLPNLDHSGHNVILTIDRTIQAVAEVEIAKAVEINEAISGTVIVVRPQTGEILALAQAPLINSNSYGDHDAGLRRLRAVTDTYEPGSTLKIFTASAALESGLVTPDTVFFCENGNYRVGRHTIHDTHHYGNLTLAEIVKVSSNIGALKVGALIGKKRLHDSLRSFGFGSRTGIDFGGEVGGYMAPFQYWRDIHAGTIAFGQGISVTAMQVVAGTCAIANGGTLMKPYLVSAVTDSEGRVIKSFGPRAVRRAMSEDTARKVREMMALVTREGGTGTMAKMVGYSVCGKTGTAQKVENKVYAKGKYIASFVGFVPKDKPAIAMIVILDEPRGRQYYGGLVSAPVFKAVAERALPHFNVPPEILPETVVDETAAVDEAACSDPLPSISWQDDGSEGSADTF; translated from the coding sequence ATGGAAATGAAAAATAGCAACGCGAAACGCTTCAGGGCCAGAACCCACGTGGTGGTGGCTCTGTTCACGTGTCTTTTCCTGCTGGTAATCGGCAGGGCCGCCCATCTTGCGGTAATCGACCGGCCCTTTCTGGCCAACAAGGCATTGAGCCAGTATTCCCGGAAACTGGTGACCCAGGCCATGCGCGGGGCTGTGAAGGACCGGATGCAGCAGGACATGGCCGTGACCCTCGAACTTCTGTCCGTGGCGGTTGACCCCAAGGTCATAACCGACAAGGCGGCGGCGGCGAAACTCCTCGCCTCGGCCCTCAACCTGCCCGAATCCTACATTCAAAAAAGGCTGGCCGCCAAGAGCCAGTTCGTCCGCATGGCCCGCTTCGTGGAGCCTGCCCTGGTGGACGAGATAAAGGCCCAGGCCAAGGAAGCGAAAATCAAGGGGATACTTTTCGAGCCCGACCCCAGGCGCTTTTATCCGGGCAAGACCCTTGCCGCTCAGGTTTTGGGCTACTGCGGGGCCAACGGGCAGGGCCTGGAAGGCGTGGAGCGATTTTTCAACGATGACCTGTCCGGGCGCGGCACCTCGCTTTCAGTGAAGGTGGACGCCTCCCGCCGCAGCTTTCTCACGTCCAGCCTGCCGAACCTGGACCACAGCGGCCACAACGTAATCCTGACCATTGACCGCACCATACAGGCCGTGGCGGAGGTCGAGATAGCAAAGGCCGTGGAGATAAACGAGGCCATCAGCGGAACGGTGATAGTGGTCAGGCCCCAGACAGGAGAAATCCTGGCTCTGGCCCAGGCTCCTCTAATTAATTCAAATAGTTATGGCGATCACGACGCCGGGCTCCGCAGACTGCGGGCAGTAACCGACACTTATGAACCGGGCTCCACGCTGAAGATATTCACGGCTTCGGCTGCGCTGGAATCCGGCCTTGTCACCCCGGATACCGTCTTTTTCTGCGAGAACGGAAACTACCGGGTGGGACGGCACACCATCCACGACACCCATCATTACGGCAACCTGACCCTGGCGGAAATCGTGAAGGTTTCATCCAACATCGGGGCCTTGAAGGTGGGAGCCCTGATCGGGAAAAAGAGGCTTCACGACTCGCTCAGAAGTTTCGGATTCGGCAGCCGCACCGGCATCGATTTCGGCGGCGAGGTCGGCGGCTACATGGCTCCGTTCCAGTACTGGCGCGACATCCACGCTGGCACCATCGCGTTCGGGCAGGGCATAAGCGTCACGGCCATGCAGGTGGTTGCCGGAACCTGCGCCATAGCCAACGGCGGAACCCTCATGAAGCCCTATCTCGTGTCGGCGGTTACCGATTCCGAGGGCCGGGTCATCAAGAGCTTCGGGCCGCGCGCGGTAAGACGGGCCATGTCCGAGGACACCGCCCGAAAGGTGCGGGAGATGATGGCCCTGGTGACCAGAGAAGGCGGCACGGGAACAATGGCCAAGATGGTGGGGTACTCGGTATGCGGAAAAACCGGTACTGCCCAGAAAGTGGAGAACAAGGTATACGCCAAGGGCAAGTACATAGCCTCCTTCGTGGGCTTCGTGCCCAAGGACAAGCCGGCCATCGCAATGATAGTGATCCTGGACGAACCCAGGGGAAGGCAGTACTACGGCGGCCTGGTTTCCGCACCGG